Below is a window of Populus trichocarpa isolate Nisqually-1 chromosome 3, P.trichocarpa_v4.1, whole genome shotgun sequence DNA.
cagtatcgagcacccagtctgaggagatCGTGGCCTTGCAACACGCAACTGATCTTACCCAGCAATATAAGCAACTCTTAGCGGATTATGAACAACTCCGCTAGATCATCATGGACATAAGATCACAGATGGGTGGCACGTGTGTGCtccctttttggccgtatggttCCGGGAACAATCagcctcttcttcctcctcctctagctcCGTCATTGTtctagttcaatttttttttggaaacactcaaaaattgtaatgaatatttggatgaatattatttaatttaatttttaatactttatacaattttatatgcttaattggattttttactattattctatacaattttatattatttattctacacaatttcattttaaaaaaaaatagaaccgACGGATTTACAGACGAAATTATATCGTCAGTGTtttacagagagttgcaaaatatttactacATCTGCCATAATCACTGACGTCTCTACAGACGGAATGAGTTCatcggtattttacagagagttgtaaaatatttactgcacatgccacaatcaccgacatcgttattccatcggtaatttaccgatgaaaataCAAACGGAATAAATCCATCGATATATTTCCagcaggaatttttttttaggctcgcattttccgtctgtaaaaccattggtttttatttttattttttatcgacAGAATTAGCGACAGAATATGGATTTACCGACGAACGTTATTCCAACGGACGTATTTCATATGTGAATTAGTCGGTAAATTTTTTACCGACGGAGCGATAATCTTACACCGATGAAAAATGAtcatcggtaaaactgttaaatgttgtagtgtcaaaagtaatattttttttttttataaatcatgtcAAAGCCCATTTTAGTTTTCAAGGTTGAAAAAATTGCATAGTAATGCTACTATATGTATGAATATtagtttagaatttttaatcGAAGCTTAATTATATATACACAACAATATACTTTAATAATGAATTTACGAAaccattttaataattatatggcAACATTTTACATTTGGATCGAGCCTCCACAAAGTTGAGGACTTGTTGaatctaatttaaataattaatttggcaAGCTTATTTCATCAAGATCCTCCAATGATAAGAAAACTTCGTCTAGACATGACAGTTCCTTTCCtccatcctcctcctcctcataaCTCCGCTCATAGACCCGACAAATAACCCATTTACTATAATCCTGAGCATAgtagaatccaaaacaaaacatccCAAAAGTTATCGTATTGGTGccaacaataatattatagaaaataaataaataaataaataaataaatggaaaactatatatattattcacgTACTTGCTTTGAACGGGCTCTGGTTTTGGATGATTTAGTAGAGGGAGAAGAGTCATGAGAGGTGCGATGTTCCGAGAGAAGGTACTCTTCCATTATCCAATTAGTTTTGATGCCTTCTGCtgcataaaatataaaatatttcttgatcCCAACTAGTTTGTTGTTCTCACTTGCAAGTATAGGTTCTTCAACGTGGCCAACCATTGGCTTCCAGCACCCGTTATTAGTAATCCTGTTTTGTGTTCTTCGGCTATAGAAGTAGCATTGTTTACCCTCCGACAATGCCTTACCTTTATGCAATCAAGACAAGCTTAGAGCACGAAATTACATAGTTTTTACAGTTGGATCGTGTTTAAGACAAtctataataatgatttttgatAACTTTGTTGCAGAGATGTTAAAACCctttgaaaaacatataaaaaaacatcagattaatattttttaagttgagaACCAGTTACAGAAGAACTTGAATGGTATCGATTCATAGTCATATAATATGTCATGATTCATGATGATCGACATCTAgagattaatttgattgttgGAAGATGTAAAAGAAGAGGAATGAATGAGAGTAGCTAATGTGGAACGTACCATCAAGTTCCCATGGATCATAAGGATAAAGATCAAGATCCGGGATGACATCTGGGTGGCAAGGTAAAAGAGCTGCTTTACGATGAAGAAAATGCACTACAAGCTCTTCATCACTTGGACAAAATCGAAAACCAGGAGGAAGATTGGCAGCCATGATCTTCAGTTCACCAAAGAAGTGCGTAGCTCTAGCTAGTTATAGTTCTAGCTAGTTATTTATGCTGTCAATGATGATGTTTGGGAGCTAAGATGGTGATATAATTTATAGAGTAAGAGAGAATATGAGAGAGAAAGGTGAGTGCCTGTGACGTGAAAAGGAAGGCGTTTTCAGTCACCAATCACAACTTGGATCACACTCGGTGGAGCTAGGGttgagctttttttatatatatatataatcgaaGGTATACTTCCCAttgaaataatgttaaataaatgaactttttatataaaatatttatacaaataTACGTGGTAATTTAGAATAATACTAAAAACATTGagagaatataataaaaaaaatttaagaatatacATAGCTAGATAATGAAATtacagaataatataaattatatcttagatATCAAGTGGTAGTTTAACCttttagattgaattaattctttgacatgatatcaaagccttgatgaccaagcagtcacgagtttaaatctcaaaatccctatttatttgataaaaattaagcactaCAAGATATTATaaatctgtgcaagtttcaagttcaaagagctttcacttaagAAAATacgttagataataatataaatcatatcttgaaacgtACGTcactttaaatttttgaattgaattggttttttaacaattaaattaattaaatctagaaGCGAGTTTTAATTTAAGATTACTGTGATCTAATGATACATGTAAATTATTAGAGTTTTctcttattatatttattatatttttaatattactcaTTGATTTTATATGAATGAccaatcatttaaaatttgtaaaatctATACCTTAGTATTTAGAGATTTATACGAAAATTCATATCAATATTTATACAGTAGAAAAAGTTTGCACCGCGCATTTTTCTTTAAAGAGATGGCACGTGTTTGCCTAATGTTGGATGGAGCTAAAGAGAGTGAGGCAGccacattcattttttttttagaagtggaCTTTTTGtggaagaattaaataaaaaaaaaacacaaatattcaCCTCACCATCATCACACGTCATGCTTACGTCACGCACTGGCTATCATCCACGTTTGCAATAAGAAAATGGGTTCGGTCTTGGGGCATTACAATAAGCCTGCTAATTTccttatatatatttcttaatgtttctttttgtttttatattaatactttaatAGCTTGCAAGTTCTACCTTTGCTTGTGTATGAAAAATGTAATTCCATCACGATTCTTAGTGCATTCATCCTACGTGCATCTTTGCCCATCAAAGTTAATACCTTGTTTGGTTTAAGGCTTTCGATAACATATTAGAcgaattaatttaagttaatttagattaattaagatagtattgttttgaaaaaaacttaaaaaaaataaattaagttataatCAGGTTAAGCGAGTCATAGATCGATTTGTTAAGTTGTTTAGATTTGATTGAGTCAATTTCcacctgattttttaaaaacccaATCAAACTCGTCTAataatacatataaattataaattataatgggTGCTAAATCTAAAATAAGTAAAGGACACAAACCTCTCTCACTACCAACTTTTAGATTGTACTAGTAGCTTAGAAAACAAGTGaaaaaactcaataatttaGTTTTGAGCCTTAGTATTAAAATGAAaggattattttatatatatatatatatatatatatatgtaataaaacccaaataatgaaaaaaccagTTTTCACTcctacacatatttttttggtacaAAATCTTGCTTAGCTTTTTAAACTTGCatttatcagtttttttatgttgtaattttagCTTCTGAATGGAATAAGTTAGAGGGCTCGATCTTTCTAAGCATATTTATTCTTCATAATTAATTCCATATTAATGCAACTGGAGTCCATGTGTGCCCTAGAGGGGGTTCGCTTTGTTTACACTCCACCACATGGGGAGGGGAAGGGATCAGCATGCTTTGGAAAAAGGTTAGCTCGTATATGTAGCCCTTTAGGCATCAGACACCCTTGCCCTAGGATAATTCACACCATACATTAGATGCCCACACATTCTCGTAGCCTCACATAATTCAATAATAGGCTGCCCTTGTCGAGTGAAAAATTCCCTATGACATCAACATTTCACCTTGAAAACTAGTCTATGAATGTAGGGTGCACAACATTGAATGACTGATCTGACTAATAGGGTTCAGAAGGTTTTGAATGTATTAAGAAATGATCACaaaaatatgattaataatGTTCAGTAGTTCAACTCAATATTATAGTCACCATgaaatttaacaatttacaagAGTAGATTGTATATATTTCTACTTATGATAAGTTgtattgttgattgattgtttttttctaagattatgtttttattcgaTAGTTtatttaaggtttaagaaaagttcttctCAATGagaagatccttatcttattagGCTAAAACTTAActattcaaattcttttttaatgtaaaatacatatcataaaaactaaataaatagattgattttttttgatatttttgaaatttttatcaaatcctaatggataatcacaaACTTATTGTGATAcccattaattgattttttttttcatatttttccaaatatgttaaaatgcaattttttttttttttataaaacatgcatgaaaattttagaatttggccTTATGCACAtagataaaaatgtatttttgtattttttttcaaacaaggaattttatatttttttgtaattttttttgaattttttaagaaaaaaccagGTATATTTAATACTGGGTTAGTCTCTTACAATGTAAATTTACAGCCCATATACTaaataaaatggttggaaaacacgcgagggacccacaaataaattaaaaaataatcccttaatttttgtagaatttttggaaattatttgagatttgtttggcaaaagcataaaaaaaaagagaaactaaACGTTGCTGAAAAATCAGTAGggtgtgtttgccaaacacgctcttaacTAAAAATCAGAGGCTTAAAAATGTCTTAAGGCTATGTTTGACAAATACGTcttaagaacaaaatattgtgttttttgttctttcataaaaattggacatgccaaacacgctcttaagCTAATGGACTCCGCTCATCCATGTGGACTGAGCTTCCTGACCTAAAGGCCCAAGCCCACAAacatgactaaaaaaaaaaagggaacgaAGATCAAAGAGGGAAAAACATTTGAACTCACTCAAGAACACCAATAACTCGTGAAGAAACCTAGAAAATAAGATTCAAAACCAGAGTAGGTCGCATTAAATTGAAGGCACAAACATATGTAAAACCAATGTTTAATAAAACAATTGGGGTTGGATCATACTAATAAACACCCAATCATCAcgattaattgattttatacaaagataaagggaaagaaatgaaGATTAAATGTCATGATTTTAGTGTGTTTAGGTCATTAGAATCGTAGATTATTGATAAACAAGATTGTATGCATGcttaagagtaaaaaaaaaagatcaataaaacaaaaattaatgaccTAAGGCAATGTTCAACACAAGAACATCCGAACCCAAAAATTCAGCAAACCCAGAAACCTAGGAACAAAGgctaaacctagaaaaatacaatataaccTAGAAAAGCAACCTAAACATAACAACAAAAGCTTAAGAATGCTTAACACAACTTGTTTGAatcatcaaaagaacaagaaaaaaaaatcaaaagaaaaaacagaaagcaAAGTCAATGATAACggtaaacaaaaaataacatctccatatgcataaaaattattccattaattaaactttttgtcCTTGAGTTCAAATATCATGCTCACAACTTCAATAAACTCAACAAGCTACcctaaaacaatctaaaacagAACAACTTCAATACTTGACACATCTTACAATGACTTCAAACATTGATTAACCAAACATCAAAGCATACAAAACAATATTCCATGCCATTCCATTATCATATTCTAACACATTAGTAAAAGTTAATTAAACAAACTGAGCATATGCATGTTTTATTCAAGGCATGCTTAAACATCTCAAAATAAGAATCAtagctttaaaaataaaaatagcttcaAAGGATGCTTAACAAATATTATGAGCaacaatttaaaagataaaataaaaagggaggGGATATGCTCATTGAACTTCACCCCCTCATCAAAGTTTGAAGGTTTACATTGTAAAGAGAATGTTGATTCCTTCTTTAGATTCTTTGCTTCTTTCCTcttgattttcaactttttcttctttcttttgttttaatcttAGATTGATCTGGATTCCACTGCTTCattcttaaaacattttttttaatcatttttgcTTCAATTCTATATTAAGTATTCTATTGATTTctatgtattttatttcttttttctgtgaTTTCTCTCTCCAGGATCTCCCCTTTTCCATGtgatcttttttccttttatagtCTCAAAATGGTTGGTGGTTGAGAAACCATTTGTGGGTTTGAAGATAGTTTTTCAAAACTAGAtcatatgagatttttttttctatttttccctTTGATATGTTAGAAGACCattcttctctccttttctcatGTTTTCCCTCTTCCTAGATGTCTAACAAACTCTTGAGACTTCTAGAAAAAGTTGGAAATTTCATAACTGAAACCTTGGCCGAAAATGGCTGACTGGGGATGTATCTTCCATGAATTAATCGTAGCAAATGGGAGATCATTGAAGCCAAACTAGCCATAAATCTTGTAGAGGGGGTGTTGATCTTCAACTAGGATAAAACCATGCTTGATTTGATAGCCTATAGCTTTCTCACCATCGATCCAAAGTTGGGTGTAACACTGCCAAATTTTACTGAATCAGACAAGGTTGTCTTGGAACAGGTAGTTGAGGACTTCCACGTGGCATATGGGGGCACAAACATTGAATAAGGGTGACACAACCTTGTAGAGGGGAAGCTTATCTATCAAATGGTTATGGTTGAAGCCCTTGAAGTAGTTAGAGATGCCATGTTCATTCGCTTAAATGTGGCAACTCGGtcagtttttttggttgaaaaagaCAATATAGAGAGATAGATGACGTGtcactctattttttctttttaaaagagtGACATATCATTtgcttaaaccctaaaaattatggttttctAATTGGGATTTTGATAACTTTCAAATTGGTTCCTATTGTTTCAAATTAAGCTCAAGCAtccttaattgaaaaacaactgattaattttatgcaattaggtTCCTGCCAAAAACCAATTAGGTCCCCTCaactttgtcttctttttcaaagtagccattggtttctaatttgtttaatttagttcctaattaagctttaaactttgattttcttcaatttagtccctataaAAGTTTAGTACAACCCCCAATATTGCACACTTTTTGCAAAAAAGATCATTGGTcttgatttcttcaatttatccCTTAATTGACtcctaaactttgatttttttgcaataTCACCCTTGATTCCATCCAATGAAGCTTGTAAGagttccaatcttctcaattaagcctatattaggcttccaaacttaatttctccaattaagtccttaataaaactaatttgacccattaaaaatctaattaagtccttttaattaattcattcttttaatttcagcctaaattaatttataaaattaattaaacctttaattaggttcatgattaaatcaaattagcctattaaaaaactaattaaggcatcagatttttttttaatgcaaattcatcaaatattcaCGTAAATCAACCTTAAATTTGCATTGTTGAAGATCTAGTTCGGTCCCTCCATCTCTCATTTATACATGTAGATCCCTCTTTAAATTGTTCTTACCAACTAAGTTACTTGTAttcctgtattttatttttgtataaaagaaAACGATAATTTTAGGGGAattcaaaattgagttatgacaatCTATTAGATCTTTAGCTCGTGCTATGATGCAGGTtgactcaatttattttttaatgtaagaaaaaaatttaggtgctgctaatgttttttctagtagaagttttttttaatcgtgTGGGGATTGACTCGATCAATTTGGTTGGTCCAAAGACAACTCAGATGACcggtaaaaacataatttgacccaaaataaacattcaagataatattttttatataaatattgagatgaaaaCGTGTTGGATCAATTCAAATCAACCCTGGTTAatcttctaatttaattttagatcatgagattataataaccatctagaaagcaaatcaaaacaaaatatgaagcttaaatttcaataaatccaatgttgaatcatgaaattgaaaaaaatcaattaagaaaaaaaatgacacgagtcagtttatattaatttgccAAATCTGCGCCTGGGACATGAAATCATgataacttattaaaaaataaattaaaacaaatcatgaaactcaattttcaatcaacctagtgatgaaagataaaattaaaaaaatattcgattaaaaaaacatgaaaaacaactcGAATCAACCCTGATTAAACTGCCAAACCCGTGACCCGAGTTATGAGATAaggataatcttatagaaagcaaaccaaaacatatcacgaagcctaattctcaatcaacctaatgttgaaagatgaatttgagaaaaaaaataatcagaaaaaagggaaaatcaTTGAGTCAACCCATCAAACTTGTGGTTCAAGtcatgagactaaaataacattataaaaaataaattgtgaaaaatcATAAAGCGTAATCCCCAATAAATCTTATATTAaaggatgtaattaaaattgaaaaaaaaatataaattgaaaaaaaaacactcaaaaaaaagaaaaaaaatcattattctagtaaatagtattttatgagaaggataaaaaaaaaccccttctcatttagttttttgtttgtttgtttgttgtaaAACCTATCACCCAAAATAAAGAACTCTAATTATAGATGTTCAAGTCAATGGACACTTTTTCCCTTATTCATAACAAGTTGGTGATGTCTTGACTTTTTAAACAACTctaaattcatgatttattattcttatatttttttatacattctcataaaaactattaattcataatttttatgttttaattaaaaatcacttGTAAGatcataataagtttttattttaaaaaaacttctaataaaaaggatattttctttgaaacaaaaaaaaaatacatgaataagaaaatgg
It encodes the following:
- the LOC7478139 gene encoding NAC domain-containing protein 104; this encodes MAANLPPGFRFCPSDEELVVHFLHRKAALLPCHPDVIPDLDLYPYDPWELDGKALSEGKQCYFYSRRTQNRITNNGCWKPMVGHVEEPILASENNKLVGIKKYFIFYAAEGIKTNWIMEEYLLSEHRTSHDSSPSTKSSKTRARSKQDYSKWVICRVYERSYEEEEDGGKELSCLDEVFLSLEDLDEISLPN